One window of the Archangium primigenium genome contains the following:
- the pstA gene encoding phosphate ABC transporter permease PstA, translating into MSPAWRRGVGGALTSLTGLAALLIVALLAVIILDIVRGGLGMISWRFLTEPPSDGMMAGGIFPALYGTAALTLLMTLAVMPVGVLTAVYLHEYAPPGSLLARAVRVAIINLAGVPSIVFGLFGVGFFIHFVGGNLDRLLGYQELHWAQPGILWAALTLAVLTLPVVIVSTEEALRAVPLEQRTASLALGATQSQTLARVVLPGALPGILTGAVLAVSRGAGEVAPILFTGAAYFLPELPQALNSQFMHLGYHSYVLATQSPDVEATRPLLYGTVLVLLVLTFALNLVAVLIRARTRRRAAAAH; encoded by the coding sequence ATGAGCCCCGCCTGGCGCCGGGGCGTGGGTGGAGCGCTCACGTCCCTCACCGGCCTCGCCGCGCTGCTCATCGTGGCGCTGCTGGCCGTCATCATCCTGGACATCGTGCGCGGCGGCCTCGGGATGATCTCCTGGCGCTTCCTCACCGAGCCGCCCTCGGACGGCATGATGGCCGGCGGCATCTTCCCCGCCCTCTACGGCACGGCGGCGCTCACGCTGCTCATGACGCTCGCGGTGATGCCGGTGGGCGTGCTCACGGCGGTGTACCTGCACGAGTACGCACCGCCGGGCTCGCTGCTGGCGCGCGCGGTGCGCGTGGCCATCATCAACCTGGCGGGCGTGCCCTCCATCGTCTTCGGCCTGTTCGGCGTGGGCTTCTTCATCCACTTCGTGGGCGGCAACCTCGATCGGCTGCTCGGCTACCAGGAGCTGCACTGGGCCCAGCCCGGCATCCTCTGGGCGGCGCTCACGCTGGCGGTGCTCACCCTGCCCGTGGTCATCGTGTCCACGGAGGAGGCGCTGCGCGCGGTGCCCCTGGAGCAGCGCACGGCGAGCCTCGCCCTCGGGGCCACGCAGAGCCAGACGCTCGCGCGGGTCGTGCTGCCGGGCGCGCTGCCGGGCATCCTCACGGGGGCGGTGCTGGCGGTGTCGCGCGGCGCGGGCGAGGTGGCCCCCATCCTCTTCACCGGCGCGGCCTACTTCCTGCCGGAACTGCCCCAGGCGCTCAACTCGCAGTTCATGCACCTGGGCTACCACTCCTACGTGCTGGCCACCCAGTCGCCCGACGTGGAGGCCACCCGGCCCCTGCTCTACGGCACCGTGCTGGTGCTGCTCGTGCTGACCTTCGCCCTCAACCTCGTCGCGGTGCTCATCCGCGCCCGCACCCGCCGGCGCGCCGCCGCGGCCCACTGA